DNA from Pseudanabaena galeata CCNP1313:
TCGATTACCTTCGTTAACGTGAGTTCGATATAGCCATTTGCGCCGCGCTTCGCGCGGCACAAATGGCGCAAAATGGTAAAAATTGCAAAGCAATTTTTACCATTTTGCGCTTTTGTCGAACTGACGTTTCGTTAGAACAAGATTGATACGTTTTTCAGCGATCGCGGCAGGAGCTACACAGCGATCGCTATCAAACTTCTATTTCTGCAATCTTGCATAAAACTTGCCATGCCACCTCTAATTCACCCCGATTAACCAAAGGAGCCAAAACCTGAGACATCCCATATTGTTTACCCTCTAACTTCACAAACACAATATCATCCCCATTCGTCAACATCGCAAAAGTCGGGCGAGTCCCTGCGGGATGCGTACCGCCGCCATTCGGACTAGCCATCAAATAAGCCAAAGTTTGAGGCAAAGCAGACCAAACCGAAAGCATCGTTTTCTTTGATTCTAAAACGATTATCCACAAGCGATCGCGCAAAAACAACACATCAATTCGCCCCTGTAGCGTTTCTTCACTATCAGAAACATCGATTGCAATCGACTCCTCCGCCTTAATCCGAAACGGAGGATCGTATAAACCAGCGATCGTGAGCAATGGCGAGACAAGTAATAGCATCACCGTACTTTCTAGCAAATGTCCCCCAGACCGATGATAAATATAACGCCGCCAGAGAATCTCTAAATTGCCGCGATCGCTAGGATTGATCACTGGTAACTGGTCATACCATTCCGTAAAAAAGTCCCTCGATTCACTACGACTCAAGCCAAATTTTCTCTCTGCTTCAGCGATCGTCGTGATGGCTTCAGTAACAGCTAATGTTTGCATAGCGAATACTTTGAGTTGGTTTTCAATACCATAATTCTAATCTCTAGCTCTCAATTCGTAACAAGTCGCTATCCGAATATTATCAGAATGTCTTTTAAAAAGCGCGATCGCCTGTCTAAATATTATCCCGTACAAAGGATAAACTTGATTTTATAATCTACAAGGGATAAACTAAATTTTATACCCTAAAAAGGATACAAGCATCAGACCATGCTAATCCACTCCTCCAAAGAACTAGCTGAATATCTACGCGATCGCCGCAAAAGACAAAAATTAAGCCAAGCCGAAATAGGCGATCGGGTAGGTATCAAGCAAGCCACCATCTCCGCCTTTGAAAACAACCCCGAAGGCACAAAATTAGAAACTCTATTTAAACTATTCTCTGCTCTAGATCTAGAAATACAGATTATTCCCAAAGAAGAAGCCCGTAAGCCTAAACAAGGATGGAAAGAAGAATGGTAAGAACAAGGCGTGTTAATAGCCTCAATATCCTCATGAATGGCTATCTAGTTGGGACTTGGCAAAACTTACCCAGTGGCGCAATGAACTTTCAGTATGCAGAAGAATGGCTAGAAACTGACGGAGCGCGTCCCATCTCTTTATCAATGCCCTTACGCAGACAGCCCTATGAAGGAGATCTTGTCTATAACTTTTTCGATAACTTGCTACCAGATAGTCGCGAAATTCGAGCAAGAATTCAAAAACGCTTTAGTATCTCCACCTCACAGCCATTCGATTTATTAACAGCGATCGGAGCCGACTGCGTTGGAGCGATCCAAATTTGTCATGAAGGCATTTCCCAAACTATAGAGACAACCCAATCACAGCCACTGTCAACGGATGAAGTTGCCAGAT
Protein-coding regions in this window:
- a CDS encoding type I restriction endonuclease subunit R; this encodes MQTLAVTEAITTIAEAERKFGLSRSESRDFFTEWYDQLPVINPSDRGNLEILWRRYIYHRSGGHLLESTVMLLLVSPLLTIAGLYDPPFRIKAEESIAIDVSDSEETLQGRIDVLFLRDRLWIIVLESKKTMLSVWSALPQTLAYLMASPNGGGTHPAGTRPTFAMLTNGDDIVFVKLEGKQYGMSQVLAPLVNRGELEVAWQVLCKIAEIEV
- a CDS encoding helix-turn-helix domain-containing protein produces the protein MLIHSSKELAEYLRDRRKRQKLSQAEIGDRVGIKQATISAFENNPEGTKLETLFKLFSALDLEIQIIPKEEARKPKQGWKEEW